Proteins from a single region of Nocardioides anomalus:
- the gltX gene encoding glutamate--tRNA ligase, with product MSDSTVRVRFCPSPTGSPHVGFARTALYNWAFARHQGGTFVFRIEDTDKARSTEESYDAMLGAMRWLGLDWDEGPGVGGPHGPYRQSERGEVYRDVLAQLAASSYTYDCYCTTEEVDARRKASGSKVQGYDNFCRDLTEEQVAAFRAEGREPVVRFRMPDGSVTWDDLVRGEITFETRFVPDFALCRANGDPLYTLVNPVDDALMEITHVLRGEDLLSSTPRQIPLHQALVALGVSTVVPQFGHLPFVMGEGNKKLSKRDPESHLFLYRDQGFLPEGLLNYLALLGWSIAADRDVFTLEEMVEAFDIRDVNPNPARFDMKKAEAINADHMRLLSLDELTRRVLPYLREAGVVGDPMSDADSQLLEQAMPLVAERMNKLTEAAPMLGFLFAEDVERVDEVDEAGRDVVRAAHDALAGLETWSTADIEAALRHALIDGLGLKPRLAFGPVRIAVTGRKVSPPLFESLELLGRERSLARLAAGR from the coding sequence ATGAGCGACAGCACCGTCCGCGTCCGCTTCTGCCCGAGCCCGACCGGCTCGCCGCACGTGGGCTTCGCGCGCACCGCGCTCTACAACTGGGCCTTCGCGCGCCACCAGGGCGGCACCTTCGTCTTCCGCATCGAGGACACCGACAAGGCCCGCAGCACCGAGGAGTCGTACGACGCGATGCTCGGCGCGATGCGCTGGCTCGGCCTCGACTGGGACGAGGGCCCCGGGGTCGGCGGCCCGCACGGGCCCTACCGCCAGTCCGAGCGCGGCGAGGTCTACCGCGACGTGCTCGCCCAGCTGGCGGCGTCGTCGTACACCTACGACTGCTACTGCACGACCGAGGAGGTCGACGCGCGCCGCAAGGCGTCCGGCTCCAAGGTGCAGGGCTACGACAACTTCTGCCGCGACCTGACCGAGGAGCAGGTCGCGGCGTTCCGGGCCGAGGGCCGCGAGCCCGTGGTCCGCTTCCGGATGCCCGACGGCTCGGTCACCTGGGACGACCTGGTCCGCGGCGAGATCACCTTCGAGACCCGCTTCGTGCCGGACTTCGCGCTCTGCCGGGCCAACGGCGACCCGCTCTACACGCTGGTCAACCCGGTCGACGATGCGCTCATGGAGATCACCCACGTGCTGCGCGGCGAGGACCTGCTCTCCAGCACCCCGCGCCAGATCCCGCTGCACCAGGCGCTGGTCGCGCTGGGCGTCTCCACGGTCGTGCCGCAGTTCGGCCACCTGCCGTTCGTGATGGGGGAGGGCAACAAGAAGCTCTCCAAGCGCGACCCCGAGTCGCACCTGTTCCTCTACCGCGACCAGGGGTTCCTGCCCGAGGGGCTGCTCAACTACCTGGCCCTGCTCGGCTGGTCGATCGCCGCCGACCGCGACGTGTTCACGCTCGAGGAGATGGTCGAGGCCTTCGACATCCGCGATGTGAACCCCAACCCGGCCCGCTTCGACATGAAGAAGGCCGAGGCGATCAACGCCGACCACATGCGGCTGCTGTCCCTCGACGAGCTCACCCGTCGCGTGCTGCCCTACCTCCGCGAGGCCGGTGTCGTCGGCGACCCGATGTCGGACGCCGACAGCCAGCTCCTCGAGCAGGCCATGCCGCTGGTGGCCGAGCGGATGAACAAGCTGACCGAGGCCGCCCCGATGCTGGGCTTCCTCTTCGCCGAGGACGTCGAGCGCGTCGACGAGGTCGACGAGGCGGGTCGCGACGTCGTACGCGCGGCGCACGACGCCCTGGCCGGCCTGGAGACCTGGTCCACCGCCGACATCGAGGCCGCCCTGCGCCACGCGCTGATCGACGGGCTCGGCCTCAAGCCGCGGCTGGCCTTCGGCCCGGTCCGCATCGCGGTGACCGGCCGCAAGGTCTCGCCGCCGCTCTTCGAGTCCCTCGAGCTCCTGGGCCGCGAGCGGTCGCTGGCCCGGCTCGCCGCCGGGCGATGA
- a CDS encoding PP2C family protein-serine/threonine phosphatase, whose translation MTATAGPAPSDRARAAFLDALVHDDPVALYESAPCGFVTTTPDGVVVKSNATFRRWVGRDAADLVGEVFFADLLAVGSRIYYGTHLGPALLMSDLVQEVALDLLTADGGRLPVLANASLARGEDGRPRAIRIALFDATERRSYERELVEAKRRAEESEREAQALARALQQTLIPPTPPQVPGLDLAATYLPAGQGSEVGGDFYDVFKVRDDDWVITLGDVCGKGYEAAVVTSLVRHTIRALSVNEPRPSAVLSALDEVLHHDPTDRFCTAVLLRLRRVDGRWEVTLGLAGHPQPLLLRADGVVQPLGRFGPLLGVLDRPAFTDTTVGLEPGDVVVLYTDGVTEALRDGTMYGEERLVDAVGRIGPVPADLVVALPAAVLAYQDGDTVRDDVAVLAFGPPAGSQG comes from the coding sequence GTGACCGCGACCGCGGGCCCGGCGCCGTCGGACCGGGCCCGGGCGGCGTTCCTCGACGCGCTGGTCCACGACGACCCGGTCGCGCTCTACGAGTCCGCGCCGTGCGGCTTCGTCACCACCACCCCCGACGGGGTCGTGGTGAAGTCCAACGCCACCTTCCGCCGCTGGGTCGGGCGCGACGCCGCCGACCTGGTCGGCGAGGTCTTCTTCGCCGACCTGCTCGCGGTGGGCAGCCGCATCTACTACGGCACCCACCTGGGCCCCGCGCTGCTCATGTCGGACCTGGTGCAGGAGGTGGCGCTGGACCTCCTCACCGCCGACGGCGGGCGCCTGCCGGTGCTGGCCAACGCCTCCCTCGCCCGGGGCGAGGACGGGCGGCCGCGCGCGATCCGGATCGCGCTCTTCGACGCCACCGAGCGGCGCAGCTACGAGCGCGAGCTGGTCGAGGCCAAGCGGCGCGCCGAGGAGTCCGAGCGGGAGGCGCAGGCGTTGGCGCGCGCGCTCCAGCAGACCCTCATCCCCCCGACCCCGCCGCAGGTCCCGGGGCTGGATCTCGCCGCGACGTACCTGCCCGCGGGCCAGGGCTCCGAGGTGGGCGGCGACTTCTACGACGTGTTCAAGGTCCGCGACGACGACTGGGTGATCACGCTCGGCGACGTGTGCGGCAAGGGGTACGAGGCCGCGGTGGTCACCTCGCTGGTGCGCCACACCATCCGTGCGCTCAGCGTCAACGAGCCGCGCCCCAGTGCCGTGCTGAGCGCGCTAGACGAGGTGCTCCACCACGACCCCACCGACCGGTTCTGCACGGCCGTGCTGCTGCGCCTGCGCCGGGTCGACGGGCGCTGGGAGGTCACCCTCGGCCTGGCCGGCCACCCGCAGCCGCTGCTGCTGCGCGCCGACGGGGTCGTGCAGCCGCTGGGCCGCTTCGGGCCGCTGCTCGGCGTGCTGGACCGGCCCGCGTTCACCGACACCACGGTCGGCCTAGAGCCCGGCGACGTCGTCGTCCTCTACACCGACGGCGTGACCGAGGCCCTGCGCGACGGCACCATGTACGGCGAGGAGCGGCTCGTCGACGCGGTGGGACGGATCGGGCCCGTGCCGGCCGACCTGGTCGTGGCGCTGCCCGCCGCGGTGCTCGCCTACCAGGACGGCGACACCGTGCGCGACGACGTGGCCGTGCTCGCGTTCGGGCCGCCGGCCGGGTCCCAGGGCTGA
- a CDS encoding fumarylacetoacetate hydrolase family protein, producing MRIARFTAGEDPQYGVVAGDLDEHGQLDEDAVVVALAGDPLYVGIKLLEEEHRLSDVRLLAPVIPRSKVVAIGRNYAKHAAEMGNDVPDEPLMFLKPNTSVIGPGDPIGYPRQTQDLHYEGELAVVIGRICRDVPVERATDVIFGYTIANDVTARDLQKSDGQWTRAKGFDTFCPLGPWIEDDLDPHDFAEGRRVQTYLNGDVVQDGSTADLIFDIPTLIAHVSSVMTLLPGDVLLTGTPEGVGPMQVGDEVEVSIEGLGSLANPVAAR from the coding sequence GTGCGCATCGCCCGATTCACCGCCGGTGAGGACCCCCAGTACGGCGTCGTCGCCGGTGACCTCGACGAGCACGGCCAGCTCGACGAGGACGCGGTGGTGGTCGCCCTGGCCGGCGATCCGCTGTACGTCGGCATCAAGCTGCTCGAGGAGGAGCACCGGCTCTCGGACGTGCGGCTGCTCGCGCCGGTGATCCCGCGCAGCAAGGTGGTGGCGATCGGGCGCAACTACGCCAAGCACGCGGCCGAGATGGGCAACGACGTGCCCGACGAGCCGCTGATGTTCCTCAAGCCCAACACGTCGGTGATCGGCCCGGGCGACCCGATCGGCTACCCGCGCCAGACCCAGGACCTGCACTACGAGGGCGAGCTCGCGGTCGTGATCGGTCGGATCTGCCGCGACGTGCCGGTCGAGCGCGCGACCGACGTGATCTTCGGCTACACCATCGCCAACGACGTGACCGCCCGCGACCTGCAGAAGAGCGACGGGCAGTGGACGCGGGCCAAGGGCTTCGACACCTTCTGCCCGCTCGGGCCGTGGATCGAGGACGACCTCGACCCGCACGACTTCGCGGAGGGGCGACGGGTGCAGACCTACCTCAACGGTGACGTGGTCCAGGACGGCAGCACCGCCGACCTGATCTTCGACATCCCCACGCTCATCGCCCACGTGAGCAGCGTGATGACGCTGCTGCCGGGCGACGTGCTGCTCACCGGCACCCCCGAGGGCGTCGGGCCGATGCAGGTCGGCGACGAGGTCGAGGTCTCCATCGAGGGCCTCGGCTCGTTGGCGAACCCGGTGGCCGCCCGATGA
- a CDS encoding pentapeptide repeat-containing protein, whose product MPEPTSEPVAEVRGEDWYGEDLGAVRYAGTRFVEVDLTEARTSGAVFEGCTFERCRLNASVHEATAFVGCTFSGTSLFDVTLDGCKLTGSTFERCTLKPLTVRGGQWRGVGLRGADLTGQSLAGVDLREADLSLAVLVRTTWTGADLGGCELREADLSDADLRGAVLAGSDLGAATLRGAKVDLAGAVLLAELTGAVVDPA is encoded by the coding sequence ATGCCTGAGCCGACGTCCGAGCCGGTGGCCGAGGTCCGCGGCGAGGACTGGTACGGCGAGGACCTCGGCGCGGTGCGGTACGCCGGCACCCGGTTCGTCGAGGTCGACCTCACCGAGGCCCGCACGAGCGGCGCGGTCTTCGAGGGCTGCACCTTCGAGCGGTGCCGCCTCAACGCCTCCGTGCACGAGGCCACGGCGTTCGTCGGGTGCACGTTCAGCGGCACGAGCCTCTTCGACGTCACCCTCGACGGCTGCAAGCTGACCGGCTCGACGTTCGAGCGCTGCACGCTCAAGCCGTTGACGGTGCGCGGCGGCCAGTGGCGCGGGGTCGGCCTGCGCGGGGCGGACCTCACCGGCCAGTCGCTGGCCGGCGTCGACCTGCGCGAGGCGGACCTGTCCCTCGCGGTGCTGGTCCGCACCACCTGGACCGGCGCCGACCTCGGCGGCTGCGAGCTGCGCGAGGCCGACCTCAGCGACGCCGACCTGCGCGGAGCCGTGCTGGCCGGCAGCGACCTCGGCGCGGCGACGCTGCGCGGCGCGAAGGTCGACCTGGCCGGCGCCGTGCTGCTGGCCGAGCTGACGGGCGCGGTGGTGGACCCGGCGTGA
- a CDS encoding NADPH-dependent F420 reductase — protein MSTITIIGAGNMATAIGGRAARAGHTVEVVARDRAKAEAAAEQIGGDVTVGTYAEPPRGDLVFLAVLHAGAAEVVRAYGDALAGKVVVETTNPFDADGTGVVTTPGHSVTQALAEAVPEDTQVLKAFNTVFRDVLAETPGLDVLFAGGDEEGRARFAEFLRSVDLRPRDAGGLEATHALEWAAIVLMGLARHGAGWDVALSAGGARVRS, from the coding sequence ATGAGCACCATCACCATCATCGGCGCCGGGAACATGGCCACCGCGATCGGCGGCCGGGCGGCGCGGGCCGGCCACACGGTCGAGGTCGTGGCCCGGGACCGGGCCAAGGCAGAGGCCGCGGCCGAGCAGATCGGCGGCGACGTCACGGTCGGGACGTACGCCGAGCCGCCGCGGGGCGACCTGGTCTTCCTGGCCGTGCTGCACGCGGGCGCCGCGGAGGTCGTGCGCGCGTACGGCGACGCGCTGGCCGGCAAGGTCGTGGTCGAGACGACCAACCCCTTCGACGCCGACGGCACCGGCGTGGTCACGACGCCGGGGCACTCGGTGACCCAGGCGCTCGCCGAGGCGGTGCCGGAGGACACGCAGGTCCTCAAGGCGTTCAACACGGTCTTCCGTGACGTGCTGGCCGAGACGCCAGGACTGGACGTCCTCTTCGCGGGCGGCGACGAGGAGGGTCGGGCGCGGTTCGCGGAGTTCCTGCGCAGTGTCGACCTGCGGCCCCGCGACGCCGGCGGGCTCGAGGCCACCCACGCCCTGGAGTGGGCCGCGATCGTCCTGATGGGGCTCGCGCGCCACGGCGCCGGGTGGGACGTCGCGTTGTCGGCCGGGGGTGCCAGAGTGCGTTCGTGA
- a CDS encoding barstar family protein, with amino-acid sequence MSRPHVRGAFPWLRSGPLWRMRSDTEPALAAYLDREGFRRLDLDGRLLTSRAAAHAELGRLLAFPDWYGAGWDAFHDCFFGFVSEHADERVAVVWSHLDAAAPATGVEVGWALLTAAFEHRWSEQGRPTLWLEVFALGDGPDFDGP; translated from the coding sequence GTGAGCCGCCCGCACGTGCGCGGCGCGTTCCCCTGGCTGCGCTCGGGTCCGCTGTGGCGGATGCGCTCGGACACCGAGCCGGCGCTGGCGGCGTACCTCGACCGGGAGGGCTTCCGACGCTTGGACCTCGACGGCCGGCTCCTCACCTCGCGGGCAGCCGCGCACGCCGAGCTGGGGCGGCTGCTCGCCTTCCCGGACTGGTACGGCGCGGGGTGGGACGCGTTCCACGACTGCTTCTTCGGCTTCGTCAGCGAGCACGCCGACGAGCGGGTGGCCGTGGTGTGGAGCCACCTCGACGCGGCCGCGCCGGCCACCGGCGTCGAGGTCGGCTGGGCGCTGCTCACCGCGGCGTTCGAGCACCGGTGGTCCGAGCAGGGCCGCCCGACGCTGTGGCTCGAGGTGTTCGCGCTCGGCGACGGCCCGGACTTCGACGGGCCCTAG
- a CDS encoding CPBP family intramembrane glutamic endopeptidase yields the protein MTQRVEYHLVQRHVGRWGDSGWWRPLVGVLCVALSVLLVIQIALGIGLALVLFATGSTTDTFSDDFNRVIDTDHVTPAGLAYLNLSLAGAIPAVLLIAFLLHRLRPGWVASVAGRMRWKWLLVCLGLAFVALLATLVVSAVLPSGGDGEELGSSLNPWTSQVRDFLIVIVLLTPLQAAGEEYAFRGYLTQAFGGIFEPLGPRAARAAAVLAPALLFALAHGAQDAPIFFDRFAFGVVAGILVIATGGLEAGIAMHVLNNFLAFGLALAFSDMSSALNPTGGSWWNIPVTLTQSLVYLGLAIWAARRLGIASTTASSASELEPSEPRV from the coding sequence ATGACCCAGCGGGTCGAGTACCACCTCGTCCAGCGCCACGTCGGCCGCTGGGGCGACAGCGGCTGGTGGCGGCCCCTGGTCGGCGTGCTGTGCGTCGCCCTGTCCGTGCTGCTGGTCATCCAGATCGCCCTGGGCATCGGGCTCGCGCTGGTCCTGTTCGCCACCGGGTCGACGACCGACACGTTCTCCGACGACTTCAACCGGGTCATCGACACCGACCACGTCACCCCGGCCGGACTGGCCTACCTCAACCTGTCGCTGGCCGGCGCCATCCCCGCCGTCCTCCTCATCGCCTTCCTGCTGCACCGGCTGCGTCCCGGCTGGGTCGCCTCGGTCGCCGGCCGGATGCGGTGGAAGTGGCTGCTGGTCTGCCTGGGCCTGGCCTTCGTGGCCCTGCTCGCCACACTCGTGGTCTCCGCCGTGCTGCCCTCCGGCGGCGACGGCGAGGAGCTCGGCAGCTCGCTGAACCCCTGGACGAGCCAGGTCCGCGACTTCCTCATCGTCATCGTCCTGCTCACCCCCCTCCAGGCCGCGGGGGAGGAGTACGCCTTCCGCGGCTACCTCACCCAGGCGTTCGGCGGGATCTTCGAGCCCCTCGGCCCCCGCGCCGCCCGTGCCGCCGCCGTGCTGGCGCCCGCGCTGCTCTTCGCGCTGGCCCACGGCGCCCAGGACGCCCCGATCTTCTTCGACCGCTTCGCCTTCGGTGTCGTCGCCGGCATCCTCGTCATCGCCACCGGCGGCCTCGAGGCCGGCATCGCCATGCACGTGCTCAACAACTTCCTGGCCTTCGGGCTGGCCCTGGCCTTCAGCGACATGAGCTCGGCCCTCAACCCCACCGGCGGCAGCTGGTGGAACATCCCGGTCACCCTCACCCAGTCGCTGGTCTACCTCGGCCTCGCGATCTGGGCGGCCCGCCGCCTCGGCATCGCCAGCACCACCGCGAGCAGTGCGAGCGAATTGGAGCCGTCCGAGCCCCGCGTGTAA
- a CDS encoding alpha/beta fold hydrolase — MARPDQLNVRISGAVDGPPLLFVHGFGCDQHMWRLVAPAFERDHRVVLLDLVGAGGSDPAAWDPDRYVSLDAYAEDLLAVVHALDLRDVVLVGHSVSAMSGMVATVREPDRFAGLVMIGPSPCFIDDGDYRGGFSRSDIDDLLSSLESNYLGWSATMAPAIVGNPERPELGAELTESFCRMAPDVARQFARVTFLSDCRTELPHVSVPTLVLQSQQDVIAPVHVGEYVAAQVPDGRLVVLDATGHCPHLSAPEETVAAIREFLGVSTPVPATT, encoded by the coding sequence GTGGCCCGGCCCGACCAGCTCAACGTCCGGATCTCCGGCGCGGTCGACGGCCCACCACTGCTCTTCGTGCACGGGTTCGGCTGCGACCAGCACATGTGGCGACTGGTGGCGCCGGCCTTCGAGCGTGACCACCGGGTCGTGCTGCTGGACCTGGTCGGGGCGGGCGGCTCGGACCCCGCTGCCTGGGACCCGGACCGCTACGTCTCGCTGGACGCCTACGCCGAGGACCTGCTCGCCGTGGTGCACGCCCTCGACCTGCGTGACGTCGTTCTGGTCGGCCACTCGGTCTCGGCGATGAGCGGGATGGTCGCCACCGTGCGCGAACCGGACCGGTTCGCCGGGCTGGTGATGATCGGGCCCTCGCCTTGCTTCATCGACGACGGTGACTACCGCGGTGGGTTCTCCCGCTCCGACATCGACGACCTCCTCTCCTCGCTCGAGAGCAACTACCTCGGGTGGTCCGCCACGATGGCGCCCGCCATCGTGGGCAACCCCGAGCGCCCGGAGCTGGGCGCGGAGCTGACGGAGAGCTTCTGCCGGATGGCGCCCGACGTGGCCCGCCAGTTCGCCCGGGTCACCTTCCTCAGCGACTGTCGCACCGAGCTCCCGCACGTCAGCGTGCCGACGCTGGTGCTCCAGAGCCAGCAGGACGTCATCGCTCCGGTGCACGTCGGGGAGTACGTCGCCGCGCAGGTCCCCGACGGCCGGCTGGTGGTGCTGGACGCGACCGGGCACTGCCCGCACCTCAGCGCCCCCGAGGAGACCGTGGCGGCGATCCGCGAGTTCCTCGGCGTGTCCACGCCCGTCCCGGCGACGACGTGA
- a CDS encoding 3-methyladenine DNA glycosylase codes for MPVLELRSLPEAVWRARAAAHEDRVDALVAEHLARRGTGGKHPVHDFLFTYYSFRPAQLRRWSPGYGVALEGGPDTPTTEDVRARHDLVAGTHALLVATAGRPANLGCFGLHEWAMVYRASAEEVRHAAYPLRLGGAGTDAVVDGHRVACSHFDAYRFFTPAARPLNALSPAAHDRPAHEQPGCLHAGMDLYKHAFRLAPLVPAELVADCFELARDIRVLDMRAAPYDLTALGYEPVRIETAEGKREYAEAQRGFAERGAPLRARLVEECARLLAAA; via the coding sequence GTGCCGGTCCTGGAGCTGAGGAGCCTTCCCGAGGCGGTCTGGCGCGCCCGCGCGGCGGCGCACGAGGACCGCGTCGACGCGCTCGTCGCCGAGCACCTGGCCCGGCGCGGGACGGGTGGGAAGCACCCGGTCCACGACTTCCTGTTCACCTACTACTCCTTTAGGCCGGCCCAGCTGCGCCGCTGGTCGCCGGGGTACGGCGTGGCGCTGGAGGGGGGTCCGGACACGCCGACGACCGAGGACGTCCGCGCCCGGCACGACCTCGTCGCCGGGACGCACGCGCTGCTCGTGGCCACGGCCGGCCGGCCGGCGAACCTCGGGTGCTTCGGGCTGCACGAATGGGCGATGGTCTACCGCGCCTCGGCCGAGGAGGTCCGGCACGCGGCGTACCCCCTGCGCCTGGGCGGCGCCGGAACCGACGCGGTCGTCGACGGCCACCGGGTCGCGTGCTCGCACTTCGACGCCTACCGCTTCTTCACCCCGGCCGCGCGCCCGCTCAACGCCCTCTCCCCCGCTGCGCACGACCGCCCGGCGCACGAGCAGCCGGGCTGCCTGCACGCCGGCATGGACCTCTACAAGCACGCGTTCCGGCTGGCGCCGCTGGTGCCCGCCGAGCTGGTCGCGGACTGCTTCGAGCTCGCCCGCGACATCCGGGTGCTCGACATGCGCGCGGCGCCGTACGACCTGACCGCGCTCGGCTACGAGCCGGTGCGGATCGAGACGGCCGAGGGCAAGCGGGAGTACGCCGAGGCGCAGCGCGGCTTCGCCGAGCGGGGCGCGCCGCTGCGGGCGCGGCTGGTCGAGGAGTGCGCGCGGCTGCTGGCGGCGGCGTGA
- a CDS encoding TetR/AcrR family transcriptional regulator, protein MTESAVESTGRPLRRDARARRDQLLAAARAEFAARGADASLERIAREAGVSIGTLYRHFPTRLDLLLAAFRPRVEEFLLLADEALEMDDPWEGFAHYLESLFAMQVGDRGFNDFLSRRFTDSAETERVHDLMCAQIAEVLARAQEAGRARPDLRQADIVNLIWANGRIIEATDTAAPDAWRRHLHLMLDAYRAERAHPLPEPPMTDAQLYAAMVHLNETR, encoded by the coding sequence GTGACCGAGAGCGCCGTCGAGAGCACCGGGCGACCCCTGCGTCGTGACGCCCGGGCGCGCCGCGACCAGCTCCTGGCGGCGGCACGGGCCGAGTTCGCCGCCCGGGGCGCGGACGCCTCGCTCGAGCGGATCGCGCGCGAGGCCGGGGTGTCCATCGGGACCCTCTACCGCCACTTCCCCACCCGCCTCGACCTGCTCCTGGCGGCGTTCCGGCCCCGGGTCGAGGAGTTCCTGCTCCTGGCTGACGAGGCCCTGGAGATGGACGACCCGTGGGAGGGCTTCGCGCACTACCTCGAGAGCCTCTTCGCCATGCAGGTCGGCGACCGCGGCTTCAACGACTTCCTCTCGCGCCGCTTCACCGACAGCGCCGAGACCGAGCGCGTCCACGACCTCATGTGCGCCCAGATCGCCGAGGTGCTCGCCCGCGCCCAGGAGGCCGGCCGCGCCCGCCCCGACCTCCGTCAGGCCGACATCGTCAACCTGATCTGGGCCAACGGCCGGATCATCGAGGCCACCGACACGGCGGCCCCGGACGCCTGGCGCCGCCACCTGCACCTCATGCTCGACGCCTACCGCGCCGAGCGCGCCCACCCGCTGCCCGAGCCGCCCATGACCGACGCGCAGCTGTACGCCGCGATGGTGCACCTCAACGAGACGAGGTAG
- a CDS encoding M15 family metallopeptidase, with protein MVGWLLALVAVLTSSVHQVDATAHSTTDPASVWVVVNKTHPLPAGFRPELAIVRGYQVARPAARPLERLLGAGARFGFKIASAYRSYAYQEHVHAATVAARGQQAADRLSARPGHSEHQTGLAVDLVTPGDPGCDFDPCFARTPAGRWLATHAAAYGFVVRYQPGTTAITGYRPEPWHLRYVGRALALELRRTGVRTLEEFFDVPGGDYPTPR; from the coding sequence GTGGTCGGGTGGCTCCTCGCGCTGGTGGCGGTGCTCACCTCGTCGGTGCACCAGGTCGACGCGACGGCGCACTCGACCACCGACCCGGCCAGCGTGTGGGTGGTGGTCAACAAGACCCACCCGCTGCCGGCGGGCTTCCGGCCGGAGCTGGCGATCGTGCGCGGCTACCAGGTCGCGCGGCCCGCGGCCCGGCCCCTCGAGCGGCTCCTCGGCGCGGGTGCGCGGTTCGGCTTCAAGATCGCCAGCGCCTACCGCTCCTACGCCTACCAGGAGCACGTGCACGCCGCCACGGTCGCCGCGCGGGGGCAGCAGGCCGCCGACCGGCTGAGCGCGCGGCCGGGTCACAGCGAGCACCAGACCGGTCTGGCTGTCGACCTGGTCACGCCCGGCGACCCGGGCTGTGACTTCGATCCGTGCTTCGCCCGCACCCCGGCCGGTCGGTGGCTCGCGACCCACGCCGCGGCGTACGGCTTCGTGGTGCGCTACCAGCCCGGCACCACGGCGATCACCGGCTACCGGCCGGAACCGTGGCACCTGCGCTACGTCGGCCGGGCGCTCGCGCTGGAGCTGCGGCGCACCGGGGTGCGGACGCTCGAGGAGTTCTTCGACGTGCCCGGCGGGGACTACCCCACCCCTCGATAG